From a region of the Leptospira kmetyi serovar Malaysia str. Bejo-Iso9 genome:
- a CDS encoding thioesterase family protein: MIADEIQLVTRISDLDTQRHVTSRTYENFCLEGRFRALEKNGFSLREILSQGIAIHPLESQIRFLAQQMEGANLRTETKAFPLKDGKIFWDQKVLSDTGTPAAEIKTLTFSEKGGSPIDLLPFEKTEITGFDQFQQIPDFRGTCKTVDTEMITLYSERNIFGEYNPAYLWRIVEDSRWFFSTETGLTLDRFVEMDTTMFFMGGVFRFFHPVPAGRKIKVSTWIHSFEKIRSYMRHEVTDVETGLRYFAVQDEQLVVSLTKARPKKAPEEFQRLVGDYVENFEYSQK; this comes from the coding sequence ATGATCGCGGATGAAATTCAACTCGTGACTCGGATATCCGATCTGGACACTCAGAGACACGTAACGAGCCGGACTTACGAAAATTTCTGTCTTGAAGGCAGGTTTCGGGCCCTGGAAAAGAACGGTTTTTCGCTCAGGGAAATTCTGTCACAAGGGATTGCGATTCATCCTTTGGAATCTCAGATCCGCTTTCTGGCTCAACAGATGGAAGGCGCCAATCTGAGAACGGAAACCAAGGCGTTCCCCTTAAAAGACGGTAAGATTTTTTGGGATCAAAAAGTTTTATCGGATACGGGAACACCCGCGGCGGAGATCAAAACTCTTACGTTTTCCGAAAAAGGCGGAAGTCCGATCGACCTTCTTCCTTTTGAAAAAACGGAGATTACCGGATTCGATCAGTTTCAGCAGATCCCCGATTTTAGAGGAACCTGCAAAACCGTGGATACGGAAATGATCACTCTCTACAGCGAGAGAAACATTTTCGGCGAATACAACCCGGCTTATCTCTGGAGAATCGTAGAGGACTCGAGATGGTTTTTTTCCACCGAAACGGGTCTTACACTCGATCGATTCGTGGAAATGGATACCACGATGTTTTTTATGGGCGGCGTGTTCCGGTTTTTTCATCCCGTTCCTGCGGGAAGAAAAATCAAAGTAAGCACTTGGATCCATTCTTTTGAAAAGATCCGAAGTTACATGAGACACGAGGTTACGGACGTCGAAACCGGTCTGAGATATTTCGCGGTTCAGGACGAACAGCTTGTGGTTTCGCTGACCAAAGCCCGTCCGAAAAAGGCGCCCGAAGAGTTTCAAAGACTCGTAGGCGATTATGTTGAGAATTTTGAATATTCTCAAAAGTGA
- a CDS encoding TetR/AcrR family transcriptional regulator, with amino-acid sequence MKTQPRKKKESGIGVRERILDTATSLFYKQGFSNTGMRQIIQESNSVAASLYDHYPSKKELGLAYLARQEEKTLSDLQGLMDRYLDLGEFLRAWVILKEKQIRHGEFVGCPFAGFASQVMDSDPEYTEFLKDIVAKWTRMISDYLQKAIGSGQLKRNMDIQYVARRMLMAYHGSVTMWRMTQELRYIREMEDSLRETVEEYRIL; translated from the coding sequence ATGAAAACTCAACCGCGTAAAAAGAAAGAATCTGGAATCGGCGTTCGGGAAAGAATTTTAGATACGGCTACTTCCCTTTTTTACAAACAGGGTTTTTCGAATACCGGAATGAGACAGATCATTCAGGAATCCAATTCCGTTGCAGCCAGTCTTTACGATCATTATCCTTCCAAAAAAGAATTGGGTCTCGCGTATCTCGCGCGTCAGGAAGAAAAAACTCTCAGTGATCTTCAGGGATTGATGGATCGTTATCTGGATCTCGGAGAATTCTTAAGAGCTTGGGTGATTCTCAAAGAAAAACAAATCCGTCACGGAGAATTCGTGGGTTGTCCCTTTGCGGGTTTTGCGAGCCAGGTTATGGATTCTGATCCGGAATATACCGAATTCCTAAAAGACATCGTTGCCAAATGGACTCGGATGATCAGCGATTATCTTCAGAAGGCGATCGGCTCCGGTCAGCTCAAAAGAAACATGGACATTCAATACGTTGCGAGAAGAATGCTCATGGCCTATCACGGTTCCGTAACGATGTGGAGAATGACTCAGGAACTTCGTTACATACGGGAAATGGAAGATTCTCTTCGGGAAACCGTCGAAGAATATAGAATTCTCTAA
- the msrB gene encoding peptide-methionine (R)-S-oxide reductase MsrB: MNYEVNKSEEEWKKELTPEQYKILRQKGTEMAFTGALYKNHEKGTYVCAACGAVLFSSETKYESGSGWPSFYQPAKEGSIEEERDSSHGMVRTEVLCAKCGGHLGHVFPDGPRPTGLRYCINSASLKFKKE, from the coding sequence ATGAATTACGAAGTCAATAAGTCCGAAGAAGAATGGAAAAAAGAACTCACACCGGAACAATATAAGATTTTAAGACAGAAGGGAACCGAAATGGCTTTTACCGGCGCCCTTTATAAAAACCACGAAAAAGGAACTTACGTTTGTGCGGCTTGCGGCGCGGTTCTATTCTCCTCCGAAACCAAATACGAATCCGGTTCCGGTTGGCCTTCGTTTTATCAACCCGCGAAAGAAGGTTCGATCGAAGAAGAAAGAGATTCCAGTCACGGAATGGTAAGAACCGAAGTGCTCTGCGCGAAATGCGGAGGACATTTGGGTCACGTATTTCCGGACGGACCGAGACCGACCGGGTTGCGTTATTGCATCAATTCCGCTTCCTTAAAGTTTAAGAAAGAATAG
- a CDS encoding LIC10906 family membrane protein: protein MLYFSFHQVLFLNFSAGIFSIILGLYVFYPKPRRPVQIHFGLLGACLGFWFLSFIVRDLCPYEYVKLVVNLGVAVSVPVPFFIFLISDSYRRRTYKPNPYIFYPHFALIAYLFLECAFIRVFTITSRQEEYVQISFNWIYPAILLYALIIFLFAIGKYGIKTWKTRGKTRVASALMVFGLVSPLIWLSWFLTQNPLAKGLFSRGQAAICCITGMLIWAIAILNCNAFRIPAFSLIEPRLPTFHRLTRPFFNFMTRMIDLKYYRQQELTRKEKIVMKMMIHNNELCKNESLSAIDRALILAQTYGNYLR, encoded by the coding sequence ATGTTGTATTTTTCGTTTCATCAGGTTCTTTTTCTAAACTTTAGCGCAGGAATATTCTCTATTATATTAGGACTTTATGTATTTTATCCAAAGCCAAGACGACCCGTTCAGATTCATTTTGGTTTGCTTGGAGCTTGTTTAGGATTTTGGTTTTTATCGTTTATAGTTCGAGATTTATGTCCTTACGAGTACGTAAAGCTTGTTGTTAATTTAGGGGTTGCAGTGAGCGTCCCAGTCCCATTCTTTATTTTTTTGATTTCGGATTCTTATCGACGAAGAACGTATAAACCGAACCCGTATATTTTTTATCCGCACTTTGCATTGATTGCGTATTTATTTTTAGAATGTGCCTTTATTCGAGTTTTTACGATAACTTCAAGACAGGAAGAGTATGTTCAAATCAGCTTTAATTGGATATATCCCGCAATCCTACTTTATGCTTTAATAATATTTCTCTTCGCGATCGGTAAATATGGAATTAAAACCTGGAAGACACGAGGAAAAACTCGTGTGGCCTCCGCTTTGATGGTTTTTGGTTTAGTTTCTCCATTGATATGGTTAAGCTGGTTTTTAACTCAAAATCCACTTGCAAAGGGATTATTTTCGAGAGGTCAAGCGGCGATTTGTTGCATCACGGGGATGTTAATCTGGGCGATCGCGATTCTAAATTGTAACGCATTCCGAATTCCGGCCTTTAGTCTTATCGAACCGAGATTACCAACGTTTCATAGATTGACTCGACCATTCTTTAATTTTATGACGAGAATGATCGATTTAAAATACTATCGACAGCAAGAGCTGACTCGAAAGGAGAAAATTGTGATGAAAATGATGATTCACAATAACGAACTTTGTAAAAACGAAAGTCTATCCGCCATTGATCGGGCTTTGATCTTAGCTCAGACTTACGGAAATTATTTACGGTAA
- a CDS encoding helix-turn-helix domain-containing protein: MKEQKDRLKTILSDFKGNQKEFGETIGKSKQTISGWMSGRFPIPEDAAITIEMVHGYRREWILTGDLPSKISYQGYREKIADIDAESNLLRKIRSNKKLKDLVEVLAALPKKDFEIANKLILSLAKEDSKENTLP; encoded by the coding sequence TTGAAAGAACAAAAAGATCGATTAAAAACAATACTCTCTGATTTCAAAGGCAATCAAAAGGAATTTGGGGAGACAATTGGCAAATCTAAGCAAACCATCAGCGGTTGGATGAGTGGAAGATTTCCAATTCCTGAAGATGCCGCAATAACCATTGAAATGGTTCACGGTTACAGAAGGGAATGGATTCTGACCGGTGACTTACCCAGTAAAATATCTTATCAAGGCTATCGTGAAAAAATAGCCGACATCGATGCCGAATCGAATCTCCTTCGCAAAATTAGATCCAATAAGAAGTTAAAAGATCTGGTCGAGGTCTTGGCGGCCTTACCCAAAAAGGACTTTGAAATCGCAAACAAACTCATTCTTAGTCTCGCAAAAGAAGATTCGAAAGAAAACACATTACCGTAA
- a CDS encoding putative Ig domain-containing protein — protein MVISTSFASGQVGTPINSFGLKFSSASTSESAILNNPNCKFSNYTVSSNLPAGLSLNPSTGQITGTPTVQGGPYSISFTATLTTGNGTSSTLTGTTSLTIYAAGSLTCSFVGAAGGCGGVNGYSCTNSALCYSSLSTCKAASACGY, from the coding sequence ATGGTCATTTCCACTTCTTTCGCAAGCGGACAAGTAGGAACTCCAATTAATTCTTTTGGATTGAAATTCTCGTCTGCTTCAACCTCGGAGTCGGCAATCTTAAATAATCCAAATTGCAAATTTAGCAATTATACTGTTAGTTCAAATTTACCGGCCGGGCTCAGTTTAAACCCGTCTACGGGTCAAATCACTGGTACTCCAACGGTTCAGGGCGGCCCATACTCGATTTCTTTCACTGCGACATTGACGACGGGAAATGGAACCTCATCGACTTTGACTGGAACTACATCATTGACAATATACGCGGCCGGTTCTTTAACTTGTAGTTTCGTCGGCGCAGCGGGAGGATGTGGGGGAGTAAACGGATATTCCTGTACTAATTCTGCATTGTGCTACTCTAGTCTCTCTACTTGCAAGGCGGCTTCTGCTTGCGGATATTAA
- a CDS encoding RNA recognition motif domain-containing protein has translation MSVNIYVGNLSYDLNEGTLGDLFRVHGTVNSVKIITDQYSGKSKGFGFVEMPNKDEADKAIKDLDGKNVLTRNLKVNVAKPKGERF, from the coding sequence ATGTCAGTTAATATTTATGTAGGAAATCTCTCTTACGATCTCAACGAAGGCACGTTAGGTGATCTTTTCAGAGTACACGGAACCGTGAACTCCGTTAAAATCATCACCGATCAGTATTCCGGAAAATCCAAAGGTTTCGGCTTTGTCGAAATGCCGAACAAGGATGAAGCGGACAAAGCGATCAAAGATCTGGACGGAAAAAACGTTCTTACTCGCAACCTGAAAGTAAACGTTGCTAAACCGAAAGGCGAAAGATTCTAA